The window TGCTGCCAGTTTCTTGCCCATTTCCTGTGATAGTACGAAGGTCAAAGGTCGTATCATTTCATTTCATATGACCCCCACAACATCTCAAAATCTTACCCATGTCATTGCAATTTCAGTTATATGCCCAGCTCTGCTAATtagtaattttaaaatatttattttcctgtcTCCTCAGCTGTGCTAATTAGTCATTTTAGAATATTTACAATCCTATCTCTTTTAATATAGAAATGCTGGTAAACATGGGAGAGTCCAAACAGATTTCTTTCTTCCGCCTTACAAATTTCATATATTCTCACCTAGCATTCAATGCTGGAAACTTAAAACCACACAAAACCGCCTGCTGGGTCATGCCAGGACCACGGCAGTGCTAATGGGAGAATCCGAGGATAGCTACAATTTAAAACATTGGACTGAATAACTTTCAGTATCGCTACTTTGTCACTAAAATTACACACCACTAAGACCTATTTTGGCTGTCCAACAGAAGCACGTTTAGAAATACCATATTAATTTGATCTATTCCTTGAACCGTTTAAGCATTTAGTAGCTGTGTGTAGTAGATCAAACCTTTCAGCATTCACATAGGATCAGTTTCAGGCACGTTTGTTCATATTTCTATTTTTAATACAAAAACGCTTAATTGGTCATAAATGATTAACTATTTTGATAGCATAGATTGTGTTTGGGTGAGGTTTTCCCTTTTGTGAGGTTAAGCCACTGTCAATCAAACGTGCAGGTTGTCACCCAATATtgcaaaataaatgtacatttgttCAAGTCCAcctttttttaatataatattgTCAGCTTCTGCTTTCCAGCTCATTAACAAATGCATGTGCTCTGAAGTTGCCTCTCTTGATTGTTCCAGGCCCCGCCAGGCAGTGCGAGCCGACAGACAGCAACATGGTTGCCTTGGTGGTGCTTTTGTAAAGAACACGTGCACTACTTTTATTGCCATGGAAACGCAGCCTGAAAACACTTGTCACTTACTGTCTTCTGGGCACAGCATATCTTTGCAAAGGCCCAACCAGGTCCCCAACTGGCAACGCCTGCGCGAATCAAAACAAAAGTCAAGCGTTCCCTTCGCTGGCTGTGTGAGCGTCTGGTATTGTTTTGCAGACTGCCTTGTGTTGGATTTTGTCAGCCATTTTGTGCTCTGCTTAGTGCTATGTCTTTGAATAGATACAAGGCCATTGCTAGTTTGTTGCTGTTGGCCTCGGCACGGGGTCGGGCGTCCGCCCTTGCATTTCCACATCTGTGAACTGTGGGATTGTGTCCGTGctctctgtgttggtggtggtgattgGAGAGATGACATGCTTGAGCCTGAGTAGCATAGTGAAGAGCAGCACCAGCAGGACCGCCAGGAGGCCCAAAAACAGGCCCACGTACAAGTAGAGGTTGGCGTACTTTTCCGCGCTGTCTGCGTCTGTAGTCGCAGTAGGCAGGAGGGAAACATGCCCAGTGCGAGCTTCACGATATGTAAAAGACACCTCAGTCATAGCGCGAGATAACAATTGGTCTGGACCTGTTCGACCTTAAAGCATTTCCCTGGACATGATGCTGGCTGGTAACAGCTTTTGTCCAGTCCAGTGGGGAGCAGATTTGGAAATTTGTCTGGCGTACCAGTGAAATGGATGGGAGAATGCAGTCAGTAATGAAGGGAGATCCTATGCGATCTGACACAAGGGTACTTGGGCAATCACATCTTTGTTAGCCTTGAAATTTGTTGACCATTGTGAATACGATGCTACAGAGGTTGTCGGATGAAACCATTTTACTGTAGATGAGGACTATGGGAAATCTGAAAATCAATGCCTGTGCTTATTTTTTAAAGGGATCGCGGAATagaacaatgaaaaaaaaatcacaaaaacttAAAGCTGTGTTATTTTGTTGTTGATTTCGCATATCAAAGTTATTCGTAGAGTAGACGTCACTTCTATTTTGAAACAGTGTAGAGGCCACGTAATTTTTGCTGATTTGACTTCACTGAGACTGATCTACTTGCTTCTGCCTCTGTACAAAATGGCATGGCCTTCAAGTTGTTGGCCGCTGACTTGTTGTCGTTTTCGGTGCTACTGACTGGAAAGGTGGTTACAGTGGCTGAAGTTCAGATGGTCTTGAGATGACGTTAGCTAGTAAGTCCCTTCTGGTCAACCATTTCTACCGGTGTGGTGATTCTCAATTCTGAAATGTAAGAGACAGAACAAAACacttaaaattaaatataaaatgtcCTCTGTACAGATGTATGGAACAGCTACTTGAAAATGGATTACTTGAGATGTAGTAAGAACGCCCATGAAACAAAAGAGGCCTTAAATGAAAAGAATGAGTCAAAGCTCCCAATGGATAGATTTACGTTCAACATATTTTTAGGAACAAACTATAGGCAAATCCTTTTCGGCCACGCCAAAAGGTGACCGAGTTGTTGCCAATACAAACACAAGCAAGGCTGAGATTTATCTGAAGTTGTCTCAATTCACAACCAGATTGAAACGTAAAGTAGCATGTTTGGACTCAGCTCTAAATGTGTCCATCCGACTGAAATGAGTCCATCGGACTGTAAATGGGTCCACCCATTGGCAGAGGCAATACAATGAGTGCATCTTTTACAACTATCCCTTGAGCCCCACAGTCCACGTATAACTTGATTTATATATCATTCCTGCTGGTTGATCTTTTGATCAGTAAATATTCTCATTCCAATACCAAGGATTTGCAGGATGGCAGGTGTCCCAAACACCTCTCGCCTAGAAGATGCACCCTGTTCACTGGGGTTGCTTCATTGTTACTGAGtgttaaacacaaacacacacacacactagttgcCCGGGACTCTGCGAACTTGAGCATACAAACATGTGGAGACTCCACAGGAAGAGTACAGGCGACAAAACCACATAAGTCTGAAGTCATACATACAGCAATGCCACATATATTGTTGAAACAGAGACTGTGTATAACAAGTACAGTGAGAGTGAGACAAAAACATTGTGAGGCTTTCAACATAGTACATTAAAGAGATGTAGTCACTCTGACATTATAGTAGAAGATACAAGACACTCAGAAGCATCTCATGAGCAGCCCAGAGGATGTCTACTCAAGGGAATGGGCATAATAAGTCAAGAAGCTGCAGGCACCAAGCTAACCTGATCAATTCACAAGGCAACTTCAGCTCCCTCAGGATAGTGGTAGCAGTACAACAACTGGTGACTGATTGGTGTCCACCTGTGCTTCTATTTGCTCTGATAGCCTTGTATGCTACAGTTGAGTCGGTTTGTATAATTTTCTCAATCATACTAGCGTGACTATTTATTGCGAGCTGCTAGGGATCTTACAACTTGGTTGGCTCCCTATCCTGCCAGTTTAATTACTATACCTGGTTTTTATACCTGCTTGTATGAAGTAACGCTAGTAACAGTTGAATGCACTGTGCATTCTAGCATAATATATACGCCTGTGCCAGCCTAATATATTACTTAAGAGCACATCAGCACTTTGTGCAGTTTTTGCACCTTGCACAAGTCGAGATCAATCAAGTATaatagtaagtcactagtaagagGTTACATGGAATTGTAACCAATTAGTCTAATCTGCTGGCCGACAAACATATCAGAGcaaatatccacacagttgcactcTATGTGTAACCTCTGCTTTAAAAGGTTATTTTGGAACTGGGAAGCCTGCAAAGAGCATCCTTTTTGTGCTGTTTTAACTACTCATCCATGCGAAACACCCTAGGATAGAGGGCGCAGAAGACCTCTAATAGCAGCTATTGAAATCCCTTTTTAGCATGATGCACTAGCATTTGTTGCATGTATTGGTATTTGGACATTATGTCACCCTTGCATATTAAATATGTAGACATCTGCACTTTAGGACAATTTTGCACATTGTATACGTTTGGGGATCAGTATTCCTCGCATGACTTATTGCTTATTATTGTGTCTTTTATTCACAGGTTTTTAtaatgtttatggttttaattgactAATAAACTTTACTTTACTATACTTTACtttaaaattaagcactgaatacccTACACTTCAAATACTACAAGCATACTGCACCACAACACCATATGGCATCACTCCAGAGCATTGCTCACCACACCACAAACAGATCGCCCGATAGCTCATAACTACATCATATATCTACATAAAATCAAACCACACCTTACAACAACTCACTTCACAAAACCACTATGCACATTATCCAGAAACAACTTTGACAAcaaaccacaccacaacacaacattcaGTACTACACCATAAAACATCCACTGTACTACACCACACACATAACCCTGGGCATCACCACTATGCAACAGTGAAATAAAACACACCACACAAGACCCACTAATAGCCCACCACCATAGAGCACACCATCACactacaaattaattaaaaaagacTGCATAACTACACCACAAAATGCAGCTACATGAGAGAAGACTTAAAGCCTGCCACCATGCCAGCACAGTTATACAAATTTAACTCTAAATCACACCAAACACAACGTAACATCGTAATAATCCTCAACATAGCACACACATTATAGCAGAACACCACGCTATAATGCCTCATCAAACCACTACATAGACCACAAGATACCTCTGTGTACAACACTATCCAAACCATTAACACTGTTATATACCATTCAATCCTTTAACATCATGCACACCATAAAACCCTTAGTGATTTATAACACACACATGCAAGCGCACACACTTCACATCACTGAATGTCACATTTCACCACACTTTAtcacaccacatcacccaacagtATCAACGGCATGCTATATCACAAATCATCCCATCAAACTGCGTCTTGCACAGCCAAACACTCCACATACAGCAAGATAAATTGTAACTAGATTGATATAAAGAGACACGTTCAAGAGCAGGTATCACCACCTAAGGGGTATAAACACACATACAATGGTTCAGGCCAGAGTTTATGCCATCCAATTTCTTGTAGAAGCACTTTAAATAATGGGCCTACAAACCACTGTGCTAATGAACATCAAACAGCACCACGGGATGTTGAAATATGCTGGATATTGCACTATAATAACAAGCATAAAATAATATCCAGTCCCTGAGTGTTACAAAAAGACAGCCTATATTTTAGTCAGGCTAGTGTTAGATCTATGAGATTCATTGAGGTAAGCACATGATTTGAAAGGACAGATCATTCAAGGTCTGAAGGAGAGTGGGAATTAGTTTGTCTATTTTTAATAATTCTAgctgacacaaaaacaacaaaaatccaatcaatagtacccaagttatgaatttttcagtTACGAAGTGTAGAAtaacacctaaaagatcaaagtgccaactgcagacatctagtagCATCAAAGTGGGGCAAACTCAAAACTTCTGGCTGAGCCCCAATGAACCACGGGTCTGATAAATGAAGTGGATTGGACCAGGCCTCTGCTTAGCTTCGAACTTCTAAGAAATTTTGGtgaaaaaatgtctgagaaggtacaaGTTGAGCGAGCCAAGGAGCTGGTGGTGTCCAAGGagaaagcatcatcattgggaagccACTGGGCGAAGTCGTGATGATGATTCCTACGTTcggatttagggtctgatttagatattgccggacaagttactctgtcacaacagtgacagatatcccgtccgccaaaatctcaatcccataggatataatgagatttagatttcggcagacgggatattcgtcaccgttgtgacggagtaacttgtcctccggtatctaaatcaggcccttaatctgtctTTTGGAAGATGAAAATCTCCAGTAAGGTGAAGCTGCAGACTATAGCCAATGaaggctccacaaggccagataccacCTCTGCGAGGAGctgctgaataggatttgctgctgtggagaagaatgtagcaggagctgctgTGAAGTCAGGCCGACTGGCAATGCACTTTGGGTGGATTGAGAAGCAGGTAGGTTCCAGTCTCCTCTCTGTTCTCAGAGCACATTTTGGTCAATAGTCCCatgttttggatttgggctctctGGCCACCTTTAGCATCATttccaatggcccaggactggagggacacAACTTGGAAGGTCAGAACTCACTCAAGCTGGGTCCATGCACGGGTTCAAGAAGGTTGGAACCTTCGCTGTCCCTCAAGCTCTATCATAGGTGGACATGCACACCTGCTAATATGTCCTTTGTGTCTGTGGCAAGCAGATAACAATCTCAGCAGCATTGTGCATACAACCAATAGTCTCTCTAGGGATCGCAATGATGTTGAAGAAAGCTCTTGTGATACTGAATTGCTAGCTTCTAATAGGCAGGACACTCTTGCGCTTGAGAGTGAGCCTGTGCACCAATTCGTATTTCCAGCTCACCACCCACTGCTACACCGCAGAAGAAACGCCTGACCCTGGACGCCGAGGCAGAAACTGCTGCACCTCCTCCCCTCGAGCAACCAAAGGACACTTCATCCAGTGATGCTTCCCCTGCAAAAGAGGACTGCCAGCCAACACTAGACTCAACTCCACTGGCTACTCATCCAGAAAAGAAGTAAGTTTAAGATCCTCACACACGCCTTCAAAGCCTTACAAGATCGAGGACAgacctacatcaaccactgactgccAACCCACCAGACACTTACGCTCCTCTATTCTAGCCCTTGCACACACACCCTAATCCGTTGCAGCGCTAAGATCTGGAACGATCTGCCCCTCCGcctccgaacagcaccctcccttgcgGACTTCAGAaacaaactcaagacctggcttttcaaaggAGACTTGCACCCCAGCGCCAGGTCCTCCCAGCGGTGATAGTGATGTGCTCTacaaagactgattgattgatatggcTAATTGGAGGGCATGGTGTTACCTGTTCTCCTTTTGGGTTTTTATCTGTGCTGGTCACAAGTGCATCTGTGATAACGCCGTTAAGTGGAGTGGCATCCCTGCAGACATTACACAATTTTGTAGCTGAGAGAATTTACTACTTCTGTGTACCtgcctcacattttttcacacgaCGTCTGTGACGAAGTCCACCTACTCTAGAGCTGCAAGACCACCATTCCATAAGTGCTATaactgtgagagtgtgtgtgtatatgagagaaaaagaggcaaagagacagagagaaaagtAATGCCCTGTACATAATTGTTATCTTCAATGTATGCATTAATGTGGTACTCTATGCATTGCTCTTGCAGGCAAGGCTTGCACTTTTTTCCAGGTGTTTTCTTTAAATTATGATTTTATTTTCTCGCCTTGGTTGTTAATTTGTGTAATCCTGCCTTTGCATATTAGAAATACAAGTATTTTAGTACCTAGTGAGTAGTTTGTTATATATAGCTTCTATAGGAAACCTCCATTGTGAATAACCAGCGTGGAATATGGTTCTTCACTGCAGTGACGTTATACGTGTTTCCCATTAAAGTTATTACCCCTTTTGAGACGTCAGCAGGGAAAGCTCTTCCTTCTCCATGCTTCCTCGCATGTGTCTCCAGAGATCTGAGTGTGGGGTCAAAATGGCGGTTTCATGTGCCTTCTTCTGCCTCACCTTGGTCTCCATTGACCCAAAAGAAGCTGGATGAAGAGGACACCGCTGTGCCTCCAACAACTGCATTCTGTCCTGTGCACCCTTGTGCGTTTCTCTGTGGATTTCGGCAGCGAGGTGGTGGTGGGCGGGGCGGTGCGTGGCATGGAGGtttgtgggggagggtggaaggaagtcagattttttttttatttctgcagtGGACGAAAATTTCCTGAAGGTGTTTGAGTTGGATGGAAGGAAGCCAGGATTCATGTTAAAAGAGGGTATATTGAGAGTGTAGTGCGTgtgagtgcctagaagccaggattTTTACATTTGGAGGGCAGACCATGTTATGTATGTCCCCATCATTCGTCTACAAGGGCAGAGACGATTATTGCATGGAATTatccatgtttaaaatgtgaacaatGCAGATGTTCATCTAGGAGTTGTGACTAACATAACAGACAACTCGGGCCTCAttcttgttgtctatttgatgtcactcacaaccccttggtgaaaaacatccctcTTATTCAAAGTTGCTCATCGAGAATTctataagtatttttaaatgcctttGTATCATCTTTGACCTTCTGGTATATAGTTGTTAACCTAATATAATGATTGATTTTCAATATCAGTCTTGTTTCAAAGCTCTGTAAATTTCAGCTGATACTATTCTACATTTTGATGGTACTTAACGCACCAAAGAAAAGGTCTGAGCTGGCTGTGGCATTTAAACGTATGACCTACAGCTCATAGCACATTTTAGCCGTGTGTGTGTAATTCATTGAGACGTCTTGCCACCTTAAGGGGTTTTTAAGGGAGCTGACAATCATTGCATACAATTTAGATTTTTGGGGTCTTTTAGCAGCACACGAGTTCTGCACAAGTTAGCTTTGCTCAGCTGGTGATAAATTAACATTTCTTTGGAAATATCTCAAAAACTCCTGCAGTCTAGTAAGGAGCTGTTGTAGTTTTTTGACTATGTTTGAAATTTTTACCTCGGTAAGTTTTGTGTGATTGTTGAAATTCTCTTTTTGTTTGTATCATCCTCAACTTACTCTGAGTAGTTCATTCTCTGGTGGAAAATCTCATTCACTTGCCCTTTTTATCGCTaatcagcagtgcttgaaatggaaaaatggaagggcagactctgtaccagagtacctgcttgtttctgagaagtgctggtactctccaattaaaagtattaacgTTTTACTTGAGAAGTGCACGTACTCtatctctcaaaataaaaaagtgccggtactcagtaccggcccatttaaagcactgctaaacagtgtcTGTAATAATCAATCCTTGTAAATGTAATTCAAAGTAATACGGCAAATAAAAGGAACGTCCATCAGAATCCCTGCTTAGAGGTtggcaagccactgaaagctcgagccaggcgtGAGTCTGCTTCAAGTCATCTGTCTGACACTTATACTTTACCCTAATGCGCCAAGACTAGCTGtaacctttgatgtaaaatggGCAAGAGAAAGAGATACCCACTTAGTGGTTAACCTGTGGATCTAGAAAGCCTGGGATCAAACCTGGCTTCCCTGCTTCataaaattgtgtgatccttgacaaacattttattttatgagCCTCTGTTTTTTAAATGATCATGTACAAAAACATCTTAACATATGAGAGTAAAGGATGTGCACTATACGAAAATGTCTTTTGTttaatctttctctctcttttttctctctctccaccCCAGACCCCCCACACACATCTCAGTGGGAATTACAATTGCCAGCAAATAGGTATGCGGACATTAACTGTTGAGTTAAATCTGCATCGCAGGAGGGCAGACTGTAGGTATTTACTTGGATACCCACAGTATGTCTATGCATCTTAGAAGGCTTTGAAAAGTTTGTTGTGGCCATAACCACTTATGATTCTCCAATCAGGATGGCTCAATCTAAAGTaatacctattggctttaccaatgcttgtatcCGGTTCTCAAACTTTAACATAACAAAGTATGACAAATAATGTTGGAAGCCTATTGTTTTTCTGATTATTTTTTCTGGCACCACAGTATCAGTTCCTGTCGCAGTGAGCAGAAAATGTACCAGGCAACATTGTACAACATTCTGTCATCCTAATTTGGCCAGCCCTTGTGAGGTGTTAACTTCTACTGGTAATTTAATACCAATTAAAAGCTGCATTTTTCACTTGTAATCAGTGAGCGTTCACAAACCGGTTTGTCCACCTAATGTGCCCCTAAAGATACTTCTGTACTCTAAACAGCTTGATTTCTGAGTGTAAATCCAGTTTTGCTGTTGTGAATAAGGAATAATTGTATTTGTGTGTAAACTTTTCCATGGGAACAGGACATTTCAGGTAGGGGGTGCCTTGGAGAGTAGGTGAacacccagagatttgcaagtttgCGGTTATTTACAAACTGTCAGTTATTTGCTCCTGTCAAAGGTAGTAATATATATCTCAATGGCGCCCAGGGGCGTGGTCAGAGGGCAAACTCTCTAAATTTCTCCTCTGACTCTCAGTGCTAGTAATAAATAGTGTATTACACTTGCctcgtaaatatatatatataataataaatatatatatatatatatatatttatatatatatatatatatatatatataaatatatatatatatatatataaatatatatatatatatatatatatatatttttttaaattagtctTTTTGATGTAGCATATATAGCATGAAGTGCAACTTTATAACCAAATTATGGACATTGTGCACATTTTCCCAACAGTTGTTGCCTTTTCCAAACACTGCAAATACCAGGAACTTCTGTTACACTGAATATTGGTACTCAGGTTATCTAACGCAGAAAGATGATAGGTTCTGGAAAAGAGAGGGGATCCAGTCGGATCGCAGATCCAAAAGCTTTTGGTGAGGTGGGGCTGGATCTGGGCCAGCCCTGGTGAAATGCACAGTGTACAATTTCCTGATAAAAGTGCTTCAGGACCACACCATGGATACTAAGCACTGTATAAACACCAAACTGCAGTGGTTcccagtggacccccacttcattaatactggaacccggggatccccactgaatcattaatggaatacGGGGACCCTACTACTGAGTcatcactgaaagctggggacctaatctgttaatataattgaattttctaagcagtcacggaccccctgaggaggcttcgcggaccccctgatgaggcttcgcagacccccagggtcccccgaccacaggttgggaaccactgccatactaTGTTCAGCAGTACTTGTTCTTTGTGTGCTTTGCCTTCACAGCAACAATCTGTTTGGGTGAGGGAGGTCACTTATTTCCTTTTCTAGCTGGACCTAACACAAAGGTCCTAGTTAAAAGACCATTGGCGCTCCTTTTTTTCGAGTCTCATCCTGACTGGCAAGTTGATTGAGACTAACATCTTAATTATAATGCCATCAAGAAAACAAAGGCCCTCAGCTCACCACTTCACACTGCTTAAGAGATAAACTACAACCTGGGGGCAGGTTTTGGATATTTTCCAGCTCTCTATTTAAGAGATATGCATGAAATGTGAAAACGCTAGATGTATCTGTCTACTTGTGTAATTATAGCAATAA of the Pleurodeles waltl isolate 20211129_DDA chromosome 2_1, aPleWal1.hap1.20221129, whole genome shotgun sequence genome contains:
- the SERTM2 gene encoding serine-rich and transmembrane domain-containing 2, with product MTEVSFTYREARTGHVSLLPTATTDADSAEKYANLYLYVGLFLGLLAVLLVLLFTMLLRLKHVISPITTTNTESTDTIPQFTDVEMQGRTPDPVPRPTATN